From Pseudomonas sp. FP2335, the proteins below share one genomic window:
- a CDS encoding PAAR domain-containing protein — protein MKNIIRIGDKTTSGGTVLSGSTTMIFRGIGAARQGDLVSCPTPGHGQTVIAEGHPAFRDHGLPVAFDGHRCACGCALISSLPAVSAR, from the coding sequence ATGAAAAACATCATCCGCATCGGCGATAAAACAACCAGCGGCGGCACAGTTCTATCAGGCTCTACCACGATGATTTTCAGGGGCATAGGCGCGGCACGCCAAGGCGATCTCGTAAGTTGCCCAACTCCTGGTCATGGTCAAACGGTTATTGCCGAGGGGCATCCCGCATTCCGTGACCATGGTCTTCCGGTCGCCTTCGATGGGCATCGGTGTGCTTGTGGCTGCGCGTTGATTTCGTCACTGCCTGCCGTGAGTGCGCGTTAG
- a CDS encoding ImcF-related family protein, with protein sequence MTLLWTAGLLLSFSQNRTQISRVQTVLHALQTTPQGDAQLLALNELVDELARLDYRAVHGTPWYQRFGLNQNQSLLATLWPHYVEANNRLIRDPAAAILHQQLSALLKLAPDNPQRTAGAYAQLKAYLMMARPEKADAALLLKTLNELEPARAGIPPNLRQFYAEHLSANPSWRIPLDPRLVAQVRQLLLLQLGQRNAEASLYQQVLDDAANHYPDLGLHQLVGDTDAFALFATDASVPGVFTRQAWEGQVRQAIERIAEARREEIDWVLSDKPTDLDSRLSPDQLRERLTERYFQDYASAWLGMLNSLRWQAAGSLDEVIDQLTLISDVRQSPLIALMNTLAYQGQAGARTPALADSLVKSAQKLIGQDKAPLIDQLADVPGSPLDATFGPLLALLDKRNDDGLSLQTFLTRVTRVRLTLQQVSTAPDPLEMTQTLAQSVFQGRSIDLTDTQSYGSLLAASLGAEWGGVAQTLFVQPLEHAWQRVLQPSAAGLNSQWQRSIVNHWDSAFASRYPFAASASDASLPMLGQMIRADSGRIERFLQQQLSGVLRKEGNRWLADPRHSQGLRFNPQFLSAINQLSDLADVLYTDGGMGLRFELQGKPVRDVVQTRFILDGERHDYFNQKESWQRFNWPGRSDYPGASLSWTSVHSGERLFGDFPGTWGLLRLLEKAQVTPLDDADSRYRVVLKAPDGLNLVWHLRTELEAGPLALLKLRGFKLPRQIFLGERGIDTPYAQNGSLP encoded by the coding sequence ATGACCCTACTGTGGACCGCAGGCCTGCTCCTGTCTTTCAGCCAAAACCGCACCCAGATCAGCCGCGTCCAAACCGTTCTCCACGCCCTGCAAACCACGCCCCAAGGCGACGCCCAACTGTTGGCCCTCAACGAGCTGGTCGACGAGCTGGCCCGCCTGGATTACCGCGCCGTTCACGGCACGCCTTGGTATCAACGTTTCGGCCTCAATCAAAATCAATCACTGCTGGCAACCCTCTGGCCCCACTACGTCGAAGCGAACAACCGTCTGATCCGCGACCCCGCAGCCGCCATCCTGCACCAGCAGCTCTCGGCGTTGCTCAAACTGGCTCCGGACAACCCGCAGCGGACAGCCGGGGCTTACGCCCAACTCAAGGCTTACCTGATGATGGCGCGTCCGGAAAAAGCCGATGCCGCCCTCCTGCTCAAAACCCTCAACGAACTGGAACCCGCTCGCGCAGGCATCCCCCCCAACCTGCGTCAGTTCTACGCTGAACACTTATCCGCCAACCCCTCCTGGCGCATTCCGCTCGACCCCCGCCTGGTGGCGCAAGTCCGCCAGCTTCTGCTGCTGCAACTGGGCCAGCGCAACGCCGAGGCGAGCCTCTATCAGCAAGTCCTCGATGATGCCGCCAATCACTATCCCGATCTGGGCCTGCACCAACTGGTTGGCGACACCGATGCCTTCGCGCTGTTTGCCACCGATGCCAGCGTGCCCGGGGTCTTCACCCGGCAGGCCTGGGAGGGGCAGGTGCGCCAAGCCATCGAGCGGATTGCCGAGGCACGGCGTGAGGAAATCGACTGGGTGCTCAGCGACAAACCGACGGACCTCGATTCCCGGCTGAGCCCGGATCAACTGCGCGAGCGCCTCACCGAGCGTTACTTCCAGGACTACGCCAGCGCCTGGCTGGGCATGCTCAACAGTCTGCGCTGGCAGGCTGCGGGCAGTCTGGATGAGGTGATCGACCAGTTGACGCTGATCAGCGATGTACGCCAATCGCCGCTGATTGCGTTGATGAACACCCTCGCTTACCAGGGGCAGGCGGGGGCGCGGACGCCAGCCCTGGCGGACTCATTGGTGAAGTCTGCGCAAAAGCTGATCGGGCAGGACAAGGCGCCGTTGATCGATCAGTTGGCCGATGTGCCCGGCAGCCCGCTGGACGCGACCTTCGGGCCGCTCCTGGCGCTGCTCGACAAACGCAACGATGACGGCCTGAGCCTGCAAACATTCCTCACCCGCGTGACCCGGGTGCGCCTGACATTGCAGCAAGTCAGCACCGCGCCCGACCCGCTGGAAATGACCCAGACCTTGGCGCAGAGTGTGTTTCAAGGCCGCAGTATCGACCTCACCGACACCCAGTCCTACGGCAGCCTGCTGGCCGCCAGTCTTGGCGCAGAATGGGGCGGCGTGGCGCAGACGTTATTTGTGCAGCCGCTGGAGCACGCCTGGCAGCGCGTGCTGCAACCCTCGGCAGCCGGGCTCAACAGCCAGTGGCAGCGTTCGATCGTCAACCATTGGGACAGCGCCTTCGCCAGTCGTTACCCGTTTGCGGCCAGCGCCAGCGACGCCTCCTTGCCCATGCTCGGACAGATGATCCGCGCCGACTCCGGACGTATCGAACGCTTCTTGCAGCAACAATTGAGCGGCGTGCTGCGCAAGGAGGGCAATCGCTGGCTGGCCGACCCACGCCACAGTCAGGGCTTGCGCTTCAACCCGCAGTTCCTCAGCGCAATCAACCAACTCAGCGATCTGGCCGACGTGCTGTACACCGACGGCGGCATGGGCCTGCGCTTTGAACTGCAAGGCAAACCGGTGCGCGATGTGGTGCAAACCCGCTTCATTCTCGATGGCGAACGCCATGATTACTTCAACCAGAAGGAGAGCTGGCAGCGCTTCAACTGGCCGGGGCGTAGCGATTATCCCGGTGCGAGCCTGAGCTGGACCAGCGTGCACAGTGGCGAACGCTTGTTCGGTGACTTCCCCGGGACCTGGGGCCTGCTGCGCCTGCTGGAGAAGGCCCAGGTCACGCCGCTGGACGATGCCGACAGCCGCTACCGCGTGGTGCTCAAGGCGCCGGATGGCTTGAATCTGGTTTGGCATCTGCGCACCGAACTGGAGGCCGGACCATTGGCGCTG